A window from Osmia lignaria lignaria isolate PbOS001 chromosome 8, iyOsmLign1, whole genome shotgun sequence encodes these proteins:
- the LOC117611378 gene encoding uncharacterized protein LOC117611378 yields the protein MLIGSGATLSLLSIGLINLSRDKCDLVLQKTQSGWVVAGGLNNEEGNSVLTCNLANLSEQLAKFWVTENANMKSSKTSEESLCEVYYVENTVRDANGRYVVRLPFRNSDLDLSNSRSQALRRFHFVRRRLESNPDLKSEYHKVIQEHIDMGHMSLVRNETANGYYMPHHAVIKASSATTKVRGVFDASAKMDKGISLNDTLMVDPTIQPSLFEQLMRFRSHVYVLTADIEKMYRQVLVHPEDRQ from the coding sequence ATGCTAATCGGATCTGGAGCTACTTTATCGTTGCTTTCTATCGGCCTAATCAATTTGTCGCGAGATAAATGTGATTTGGTTTTACAAAAAACGCAGTCAGGTTGGGTGGTTGCCGGAGGTTTGAATAACGAAGAGGGGAACTCTGTACTGACGTGTAATTTGGCTAATTTATCCGAGCAATTGGCCAAGTTTTGGGTGACCGAAAACGCGAATATGAAATCTTCAAAGACGTCAGAAGAATCGCTGTGCGAGGTGTATTATGTGGAAAATACCGTGCGTGACGCGAACGGCCGTTACGTGGTGCGTTTGCCTTTCCGAAATAGCGATCTCGATCTCAGTAACTCACGCTCTCAAGCTCTTAGACGTTTCCATTTCGTGCGAAGAAGATTAGAGTCAAATCCTGATTTAAAATCTGAGTATCATAAAGTTATTCAGGAACATATTGATATGGGGCACATGTCTTTGGTTCGTAACGAAACAGCTAACGGCTATTACATGCCTCATCATGCTGTAATTAAAGCCTCTAGTGCTACCACCAAGGTACGAGGGGTATTTGACGCATCAGCTAAGATGGACAAAGGCATTTCATTGAATGACACTTTGATGGTCGATCCGACTATACAACCTTCTCTTTTCGAACAACTGATGAGATTTCGCTCGCACGTTTATGTGTTAACGGCCGACATCGAGAAGATGTATCGGCAAGTATTGGTTCATCCTGAAGACCGTCAATAG